In the genome of Peromyscus eremicus chromosome 1, PerEre_H2_v1, whole genome shotgun sequence, the window AGACTCCCTCCTTTGCACTCTCTTGGCCATCCAGTACCACTACTCTCCCAAGCAGACAGGTGTGTGTCAGGGCAGCCACTGCTTAGCCAAACAAGGTGTTAGCCCCAAACCTGCTAATGTATCCAGTGCCCTCCACCATGCCATGCTTCAGGTGGCTCAGCTCCCAGCCCACCTGCAGAAAGTCCCCTTATCAAAGACAGGGCAGAGTCTCCCCGTGTACAAATGCCACCAGCTtaatcagtctctctctctctccctccctccttccctccctttttctctccttccctccttctttctctccctccctcctttctgtccCCCCCCCTCTGCATTTTAGGTAACAAATAAGGATGCAACTAAAATCAGCGTAAGTGTGGAGCCCAGTGTGGGCCGCGGGAGACCCCTTCTGGCCGCTTTGCGCCCGGCAGCTCCCTCCCCTTTAGAAAGCCTCTGCCACCAAGCAGTGCGAGCTTTGCTACCACAGGGAAGCTTGTGGGCTACTTGGGTATCTGGGCGCCATCTGTCGCTAGTAGATGAATTAGGTTGTCTCTTGTGTAAATCAAGGGTCCAAATCCGAGTCCCTCAACTTCGGAGGATTCTCACCAGTAAAACTCTCCCTCCTCTGCACCGTTTGCTCAGGCCCCTGGCGTGCACCTGCTCCTGACTTCCTTTGCTGTCATTTTTTCCAAGATCTCAGGTGTGGCTTCTAGCTCAGGCTGCGTGCTGCTCCaggccctccctcccaccccgtCCCCTTCTGCCCCACCCTACACACTCACCAGGATCTCCAGGAGCACCCTCCGCTCAGCCATCTCCTCCTTTGCAGATAGCATAGTTGTAGGCTCCTGGGGGCTGTTTCTTACCGGTGAGGGGGTATAGGGTTTGTAAAGCTGGAACATAGAAGTAGCAGGGCCTAAAAACAACCAAAGCCTCTTTGCAGGCCCAGTTCAGAGGTGAGGAGTTGTGCCTGTGTTTGGTGAGAGTCTTAAGATTTCCACCACTCCAAGAGGGCTTTGTCAGGGATCCTAACAAGTGGTCAGTCTTAAGCAAGGCAGGGGCTAGCTGCAAATTACAGGGCAGAGGATGGGTAGTTGTGGATGCTACAGGCAAGATGGACACATCCCAGACTCTCTGGATTCTAAGTAAAAGTGAGCATGGTTTCGGGTAAGTGTAGGAGGACCCAGAGCAGTTAGCCTGGGCATTGAGGTGCAGGAAAGATATAGATGCTTAGCGACATAGAGTCCCAGCCTGAAATTTCTTGCAAGTTGTGGAAAGTTACGTTTTGAAGGAGAAATTATGGGAAACCTTAAGCAAGAGTAAATGTGAGTTGAGACAACTGGGAATTGGACATCCAACACCTTGCACAAACAACAAGGTGTCTAGGCAGAACTGAAAGCCGTGCGCGTGCCACGAGTTCAGATGTATTGAGGTGTTAGGCAATATTGGGATGCTATGGCAATTGCATATCACTATTGGCACAGTGATAGGGGGACCAAGAGTCCCAGTCACCAAAGCAGATGTGGAACTCACTGGTCAGGCCTCTAACCGGGCTGTCTTACAGACCGTGCGTGTCCAGGGCAATGACATCTCGCACCGCCTTCGGTTGTCTGCTGTACGACTGCAGGATGAAGGAGTTTACGAGTGTCGTGTGTCGGACTACAGCGACGACGACACTCAGGAACACAAGGCCCAGGCATTGCTGCGCGTGCTGTCGCGCTTCGCACCGCCCAACATGCAGGCTGCTGAGGCAGTGTCCCACATTCAGAGCAGTGGCCCGCGTCGACACGGAGCCCCCAGCGCTGTCAGCTCCAGTAACGCAGGCGCCACTGCCCGCACCACCTCTGAACCCGGGCACAGCTACAAGAACGCACTTCCTGGGAGCCCTCCTGCTGTACCAGAAGTTCCAGaggctgctgccgctgccgctgccgccgctgcctCTGCGACCCACACAGCTACCACCACCActgctgcagcagctgctgctgcttcatcAGCGTCACCACCATCGGGCCAGGCAGTCCTTCTGCGCCAGAGGCACGGTTCCGGTAAGGGCAGCCCCCAGAGGAGTCATTTATGtacaggagagggagggaaccGGCCGGGATATAGTTAGATAGTCTTATTGCAGCTGCAGTTGTGTGAGCCAGGAGTGCCTTTCTTGTATTCTCTGGGTGTTTTCCCCAGTCTTGATTCTTAGCCTGTTGGAGCATCCTACCAAGTATATTCACGACTGTGCGGGCTGCCCAGCCTGGCACTAAGACTGGATTGTAAGGCATCCTCTTTTGGGCAGCATTGAGAGCTGTACTCTCAGGCCCTCAAGTTTTGAAGGATATTCCCCAGGTGGGGTACTGGCTCCttttgagagaggaaggaaacagTGGAAGCAGAGAGCTGTCTGTCTTTGCTGGTTGGTAGCACTGAACTGTCCTATAAGGTTCAGATGGTTTGGCTGTGTAGCCTTTGCTCAGTGACTTCTAGGTGTGGCCTTACATCCAGCTGTAAATTCTGTATGTGTATCAGACTTCCACTTCTTGGTTCCAGAGGGAAGAGAATTGAAAATGGGGCCCTCAACCAGTTATGAAAGCACACGGAGGTTGATACCCACTTTCTTAGGGAGCTGAAATCTGGGGAGGCAAGGAGCTGAGGTTAGGAATTGTCAGAATAGAAGATAGGCCCTTGAGGGATGTTAAACAGAGATAGTGAGGATTTAGGATGCCGGGAAAAGCTGTAACTACTGTGCCAAGTACCTCTTCTTCTAAGAAGCCCCCCTCCTCCAACCCAACTCAGAGGGAGACCATCTCCAATGCCCACTCCAGGTGTCTGATTTTAAATAATTCACCCCCTGCCTGAACCCCTCTTCTCAGTCCTGTGCAATGCCTATTTCCCATGAAGGGAATCTCTACTGGTAATACAACCTGTAAGTCTAGGAGAGTCATATAGTACTGATGGGTTAGGGCACTGTCTTGCCCCCAGGTCGGCTGTTCTCAAAGTTCATTTACTGCTGCAAACGAAGAATGCAGGCTCCTAGACTGTCCTCACTGAATCTGAGGGCATAGGCCTCACATCACCTTTTATTTTACCCTCTTGCTGATCCTTAAGCCCTTGAACATTTGGAAGCAGCTGGTCCATTCTGAGCATCAATTCAGCCTGTTTCTCCCTTAGTTACTCTTCCTGTGGGAGACTGTACTATGTCTCCCTCCTCCTAAGGAaactgctttgtgtgtgtgtccctcatGATAGTCTGTGCTATGTCTTCCTATGAGACTGTACTGTATCTCCCCCAGCAGTCtgttctgtgacacacacacacacacacacacacacacacacacacacacacacacagcaacagtAGCTTACTCTATGTTTCATCCTCCTTGTGTGAATCTACTGTGTGTCTCTCCTCTGGGAAACTTAACTCTGTCCTCATCCTCTGGGAATTAGAAGGTGTTTTGTTACTTTTAGCTCCAGGGACCTAAAAGACCCCCCTCCAAGCCATGAAAAGATGGATTAGCTCCAGAGAACCCCCAACTCTTCTCTTTAACTTGGGATTTTGTACCATCTGTATTAATTTAAGATAATGTTAGGTGCTATGACAAAACCCCAAAATGTCAGTAGCTCAACACGCTCCAAATTTATGGTCTTGTTGCATCATATCTTGTCCTGGGGTGGGAATGACATATTCTGTTTAGTCATTCAGAAATCTTGGCTGGCAGACTGTATTAGCTCCAGCAAGCAGCTCCAAAAGTCTCTCTGGGAAGCAACATATAGCAGCATATAAGCATATAAGGGAATAGAGATAGAAATGTCCTTTTGACCCAGTTCTAGCAGAGAATGGATCCCTAAAGCTATAAGGTATGCATGGTGCACAGTGAATTCACTTATTTCCTATGTACTTAGAATAGCTCTATGTGTGCAATATTTGTGAGAAACTGAGGAAAGTGTCACACCAACCATTCTGTAgtgcttcatttttttctgagaaagtcaTTCAGGAATGGCAGGTTGGGTTTCTAAGGACCAGATGAGGACATCTGCCCTCATCCACTGACCACCATGTGACCCCACATAGATGCAAGGGTTTTGGAGAAATGTACCAGTTGTCTTGACAACTGTTTTCCAGCTTCATCTCTCTGCAATGGAAGAGGGCACAATTTTTGAAAGAACTAACAGACTCTATGTAGCAAAACTGGGTGTGTTAGGAAAGTGTTTATTGACTCTTGCTATGGTTGGCTTAATTGCTGCTAATTAAAAGACCCTTCTGCCCTTTTCTCTTGGAAAGTAGGAAATAAGTATATGTGGTAGAGTGGAACAAACCTCTGGACTGTTCCTAAGAGCAGTGACAAAACAGACAATATAAAAGCCCAGATAAGAGTTATGTTTATGGCGTCTAAGACTTTGTGTGTGACTTTAGGTAAGTGCTTTAGCATCTGTAAAATgaacagtgtattagtctgactTTGCAATTGTAACAAATTGGAACTATTTAAGAAACAACTTGGCTCGTGGTTTCAGACTTTCCAGTTCAGATACTCCATTGCTTCTGGACCACAGTGAGGCAGACCAACATGGCTAggtacacagagagagggagctcAGTGTGGGAACTTCTGTGCATACATGCTCATCATCATTGCTGTGGCCTAAGCTGCTCTGgatggagaggaaaagaggagaaaatgaatAATCTGGCAGCTGGAGACCAAGCTGTAGAGAGGCCTTAAGAGATGAATGGCACTAACAGGGTTGATTGGAGGCTTTGACCCGGAAATCTCATGTACTTGAGATTCATAAGAGTGAACTTGACCATACCCATGAAACTGTAACAAGATCAAGGGCATGAGCTCACTCCTGTTTGAAACTCCTATTCTTTTGCTAGTGCCTGGCCTTTGAGAGCTACACTGGCCTTGAGAACCAAGCATGGACAGTTTGTATGTTAGCTACTGGAGTTGGATGAGCAAGTGAGGATGCTCCAAAAGGCATTCTCCCGCACAACAGAGAATTTGTCCCTGGACTGGGATGATGTACTACATTCTAAAAGACATAGGTCTTTGCAGGAGAACTCTGACAGCAGAGTTGTCAGAGCTATCTGACAGCAGGTGGGGTCTTGGATGCCTGCCAGTCACAGGGCCCTACATTTATGCCACAGAGGCCAGGGTGGCAACCaggttgggatttttgtttgtctttcctgtGGGGGACAGTAGTGTTCACTGCCATTCTGAAAGCACAAGCAGCTGGGCTCCCTGCAGGGAAGACAGCACAATACTATTGCACTGTCTTGCTCTTGATATTACCATCACTCAGTAAACTTTGCCAGCTTCTACACAGGCCAAGAAGAAGCATATCTCAGATCAAGCCctgatttctctccagctccctcttgaGGATGAAAGGGGGTCAGATGAATTCAGCAAGCCTATGCACTTCCCCTATCCTTGTGCCCTCTCCAGGAAGGCCTTGGGAGAGCCACTTAGTTGTAGGTACCCAGGTATCCCACTCAGAGTCTGGAGAAGTGGGACATATGACCTCTAATCTGCAAATGCACCTAACAGCTTTGATTCAAAGGAGAGAAACCACTTCCAGTGGGTGAGGTTGAAACCTTTAGAATGTTTTCATTGTTGCTGCTAACCTTCTGCAAGACTCCCTGGCTGGATAACCCAGCTCTGGGTCCCCAGGGAGACAGCAGGCTCAGGAATATCTCAGAGGCCCCAACAGCAAGAGACTACAACATGTTCTGAGTCTGCCTCCCTAGCTTCTTTCCAGCGCACAGATCTAAGCCAGAGAGGCCCATTGTTCTTGGTTAACAGACAGACATGTTTATAGTACTTCTCAGTCAGGATACCAGTAGAGCAGATGGCACAGTCAAGCAGAGTCAGTGAGGGGCATTGGCACAGGGTATTTATGAAGATGAAGGTAGGGTTATGCCAGCCAGCAGAGGAAGGTTGCAAGTCCCCAGGACTGGCAGCAACAGGAGCTGTTAGTGTCTATGTCATACAGAAGGGGTAAGGGGCAAATGAGATTGGCAGAAGTCAGAGCAGCTGGGGAACAATGTTCTAAGATCAATTCTGTGGTCTCAAAGTCTCAATGGAGGGACCCAGTTGGCTTTTCATGACCCCAAAAggacctgatttctttcttgcaTGTTTCTGATTTGTCCTCTTATTAGCCCTTTTGAAAGCCAAAGACAAGGGCATCAagagaagctgtgtagagaggtAAGCCCCAAGGCTTAGAGCACAGTGAAGAAGGGCAAAGGGAGGACCCAGGGGACTGAAAGTGTCacctcagccttggtgtagtgcATCCTAGCCTTTTCAGATCAACAACTTCAAGAGTGGCCCAGCCACCTCTCCATATAGTTACATACATAGTTGATCCTAAAAGGTCTTCAAATGCCCGTATTTGTGAAGTGAGCCATTTCAACATTGCCAGGAAGGAGTAACAGGGCAACTTGCTTAAAGCATTGCCACATTGCCCTTTTCCTACTCCTCAGCCAGGAAAGAAAACCTTTTCTCTACTCACCTGTGCCCAGCATGGCCATGTATGCATTTGCActaaaagtttgttttaaaaactcatttgTTTCATGTCTCATTTGTCAAGAGATATTTTAGCATATATGCTTAAAATAACCATAGATTGGATTAGCAaagcagagaagagcagagaaggcTGTTTCCCTTCCTTACTGTGTGAGCCAATCTGGCTACTCCTGTGAATGCTGATCCACTGTCAAGAACACTTTCCTGCTGGTTGCCATTGAAAGTTGGGGGAGATAGAGTATCTTCTAAACACTTCTAATggaggaagggcagcccagcctcaAAAAAGAATATAGTTTACAACAGAAAGACTCCCATGTTGGCAAGAGGTTCCTTTCTGTAGGTACCTTGGGATCTGATTGTGGTGAGTGAACCTCTAACTAGCCTCAGGGCTCCAGTAATGGGGGAGAAGCACCACAAGCCCTGCTGGGTGTGTCTGGATGCAGAGAACTAGATGCTCCCAATATTTCAATTAATGGGGGTAGGACAGCTAAGGCCATGGGTGTGACTGTGGTGTTCTGTGTTGCAGAGGCTGTTTCTTCTGGGAGCCATCCAGGGGGAACATCCTTGGGTGTTGCCATGGCAACCATAAACCATGACCAAATGGGTCTGTGACTGAAGTGAAAACACTCACCCAACCTTAACCTGTACCCTGGGTAGATGACAAAGCTGGCACAGTGGTATCAGGGTGGTGCCAGAGAATCAAAATGCTGCAGAATCCCTAGCTACAACAGGAAGGCCAGGAACTCTGGGCCTAGGAGGACTTGTAAACCATAGTTGTAAATAATCTGCTCTTCCTTCAAGCTCTGATGTGACATTAAGGACCTCATATCTGGAAGGAGAAAATAAGCCTGGTAAAGGATGTCAAACGAGGGAGACACTCACTGAGCAtcctgagggagaaaaaaaatgaaaggacttTGTGAAAGGACTATTAGAGGCTCACAGCTGGCAAGAGACATCTGCATCTTCCTGAATAGTGGCAAAGTCATGTCTTATCAGTGACAGGAGACTCTCTCCCTCTCAGCCAACCACTGGGATTCTGTCCAGACCAGCCTCATGATTCCCATGAGTGGAGACTAGAAATGGCTGCTATGGACTATTGATGCAATCAGGAGAGGCTTCCTGCAGGCAGACTATCTCCAGGCTTGAAGAATCAGTTAGGGATGATGTTCTCTTAGCTTAGGTGAGGCCCAGAGAAGTTCTAGATTCTACTATAGCTCCCTGCCCAGCTCCCTATGATGGACTATGTAATGGAATGGCTTTGTTCTTTACATCTACTCATGAGCGGCTGATCAGCTCACAGCCTAGTCTTCTCTCTTGTATTAGAGATCCCCAATAAATACCAGCTGCTCCTGCAGTGTAATGATTATTCATAGTTATACTTACCTTTTACTGAGCACATATGCCTGCTGCTGCCACCCCTACTATCCTAATTCTCCCTAACTCTGGCTGCCTACTTTCATCCCCAAGAACAGAGCCCTTCTCCAGTTTGTTGCTGGAGCCCAGACCCTTTCGTCCACAGGAATGGCAGCCCCCAAGAGAAAAGCCAAGTGCCAGAGTTTCTAAATGTCACCAGGAGCCAAACCACTAAGGAGCTACTCATTAAATTCACCAGGAGCACATTTTTAAAGCTCTGAATGTTAAGGATTCCCCAAGCATCCACAGGGATAAATGAGGTCAAGTGCTTCTGTAATATGATATTGATTAGTCCTGCTCCATGTGGACAGTGGTGAGGGCTTGCCTGTGGCCTAAACCTTGGACTTTATGGGGATGCTAGCAAGggtttaagatatttttgcagCACAGGAGGAAAACGTATTATCTGTTTTATTCCCCTGTGCTTTGACGATGCTTCCCGGGTATCTCTTGCAAACTCATCTAGAGAAGTGAGAAGTCTGCAGGGAAGCTGAGAGTGAGCCAGCCCTGTACTTCCTCCCTAATCCTCCCTATTCCTTAGGGAAGACCTTCTTCAGAGTGGTGCTTCCTGGGAAATTAGTCTGGTGGCTTTGGTAGTTTAAAGGAAGAGGCTCATATAAATACCAAAGAGGATCACTCCCTTGGGTGCCTCCAAGGATAAGGTTTGACTCATATGGAGCACTGAATGATGGAGCAGACTGAGGGAAGCACTTGTCCATGGGAAGCCCTCAGTAACTTGTTGAAGTATAAGGCTGGAGCCTGCCTATATTCTTCCTGAAATAGCCCTTGAAACACAGGCCTGCCCCCAAAACATGCTCAGATGGAGCATGTCTTTGAAACAATTGGATTTCCTGTTCTGTCGTTATCACCATCTAGGATAAAACATCAGAGGTACTTTAGACTGGCTAAAATGGGCTGCTGTTACTGTCCTGTTAGTAGACTTCCTTTGGTGACAGATGTCTGTCCAAAATAAGAAGGAAGCTGTGTTGGTGACTTTTCTCAGCACTGTGACAAAGATGCCTGATAGAAGCATCATTTGTTTCCAGGGTTTCAAAGGGTTCAGTTAATCATGGCAGGAAAAATGTGGCAGCTGGACGCTCTGTTTGTGGCCCAGTGGcttcacacacaggaaggagagagctcAGGTTTGAAGAAGAGCTGAGCTGTAAGCCTCCAAGGCTTGCTTCCATTGACCCACCTCCTCCAGCCATGCCTCCCATCCCAAAGGTTCCATTCCTCAATCTTAGGACAGTGTCGCCAGCTGACATCCAAGTTGAGAACATTTCACATCAAACCATAATCGAAGCCAAAGTGGACATTTCAGAAGCTCTTTCTCACTCCAAGTTCAAGGGTCCTTCTCCATCCATCTCAGAAGTGGCCATCCTGTCAGCGGACTGCCACAACGTTCTGACCACTCAGGAGCCTTTGAAGGCTGATTGTCAACAGGACATGTCTTACCAGCATCAAATTGTTCACCCCGTGCTGTTAGTGAGTAAGGGCAGGGGAAGGATCTGGGTCAATCAGTTCTCTGGCATGCCACCCATCCTTGTGGACTCAAAACACAAACCCAGTAAGTACTAGGATAgcttgggagggagagacagcCACCATCAGTAACCACTTCATTGGTTCCCCTGACGTTTTAACCATTCCTGCTGTTCAGCTAGCTCATCTGCAGGCAAAACCAGGTTTACTTGCCAATAAATTCTATTTCTGGGCCTTGGAGCTCCAACCACCCAGAGTCACAGTATTCAATCTTCCTTTCATAAACACCACATTTCCTCCTGATATGTCCACCCGTGTGAGTTGGAATCTTGGCTTCATCACTGCCGTGAGCGAGTACTCTCCTCTGTGGGGAACCAGGTCCCAGGCTGCCTGTGTCAGAGGAGGTCACCTCTTAATTTTCACaattaaatgaatgaaacacctgaaaaaacaaggaaggatttatttttggCTCAATTTAAGAGGCATTGgttcatgtggtggtttgaatgagaataatcccataggctcagatgtttgaatactcGATCCCCAgttggtagtgctgtttgggtgggtttaggaagtgtggccatgct includes:
- the Vstm2b gene encoding V-set and transmembrane domain-containing protein 2B isoform X1; the protein is MEQRNRLGALGYLPPLLLHGLLLFVADATFTEVPQDVTVREGDDIEMPCAFRASGATSYSLEIQWWYLKEPPRELLHELALSVPGARSKVTNKDATKISTVRVQGNDISHRLRLSAVRLQDEGVYECRVSDYSDDDTQEHKAQALLRVLSRFAPPNMQAAEAVSHIQSSGPRRHGAPSAVSSSNAGATARTTSEPGHSYKNALPGSPPAVPEVPEAAAAAAAAAASATHTATTTTAAAAAAASSASPPSGQAVLLRQRHGSGTGPGYSADPLLSLLLLALHKFLHPLLGH
- the Vstm2b gene encoding V-set and transmembrane domain-containing protein 2B isoform X2, whose amino-acid sequence is MEQRNRLGALGYLPPLLLHGLLLFVADATFTEVPQDVTVREGDDIEMPCAFRASGATSYSLEIQWWYLKEPPRELLHELALSVPGARSKTVRVQGNDISHRLRLSAVRLQDEGVYECRVSDYSDDDTQEHKAQALLRVLSRFAPPNMQAAEAVSHIQSSGPRRHGAPSAVSSSNAGATARTTSEPGHSYKNALPGSPPAVPEVPEAAAAAAAAAASATHTATTTTAAAAAAASSASPPSGQAVLLRQRHGSGTGPGYSADPLLSLLLLALHKFLHPLLGH